The DNA sequence CGCGGCGAGCACTGCGAACAAACGAATGGCTGTGGACATGCGCTTCCTCCTCATGCGTCCTCCTCTGGGGCCGAGCGTCGTGCGCCCGGTTGTTCAGGAACGTCGATGATGCCTTCGTCTGCCGCAAGGCGGCAGGATTCTTCCGCAATCGGCCGACACGTCAAACCGCGCGAAAGTGCACCTGCCTTAGCTCTCTTCTGCGCTCAGCGCACGGCGAGCGCGAGCTTGCCGATCGCCTGGCGCGAGGCGATGGCGGCGAACGCGGCTGCAAAATCACGCAGTGGGTACACCTGGCTCACCAGCGGCGTGATGCTGCCCTGGTCGTACCAGTCGAACAGCTCGGCCATGACCCGGCGCATCGCCCGCGGATGATTGTCGCGATAGTCGCTGATCTGCAGGCCGAGCACCGCGATGTTCTTCACCAGCAGGTAGTTCGCCTTCAGTTCCGGGATGCGCCCGCCGGCGAACCCGACCACCACCAGGCGCCCGCTCCATGCGAGCGCGCGCAGGCTCGCATCGAACACCTCGCCCCCCACCTGTTCGATGACCACGTCGGCGCCGCGCCCGCCGGTCGCCTTGCGTAGTTGATCGCGCAAACCGTCGCGCAGATTCGGAACCGACACGTCGATCACGTGATCGGCCCCGTTGCGCCACGCGATCTCCGCCTTGTCCGCAGTGCTCACCGCAGCGACGACGGTTGCATCCAGCGCCTTGGCGATTTGAACGGCCGCCAGGCCCACGCCGCCACTCGCGCCGGTGACGAGGACGATCTCGCCCGCGCGCAGATCGGCACGCTCCACGAGCGCGAAGTGCGCCGTCTGGTAGACGAGCCCGAAGCAGGCGCCTTCCTCGAAGCTCATCGGCTCGGGCAAGACGAAGCAGTTGTCCTGTGCTGCGACCACCTGCTCGGCGAACGCGCCGTGCTCCATCCAGGCCAGTACACGTTCGCCCGAATTGCAGGTGGTTACCGACTTGCCCACCGCCGCAACCACACCCGCACACTCCTTGCCGGGCACGAACGGGCGCGGGGGCAGGGTCTGGTACTTCCCGCCCATGACGAGCATGTCCGGAAAATTGACGCCCGCGGCGTGCACGTCGATCAACACCTCGTTGTCGCCGGGCTGCGGCGAGGGAAATTCCTCCACCCGGATCGACTCGGGCGGACCGAACTCGCGAACGACGACCGCCTTCATCTCAGCCCGCGCGGCGGCGGAATTTCTGGAAGCAGTGCACGGTCAGCGGCGCCATGCGCTTCACCGCACCGGCCTGCTTGGAGACTTCGCCGACGTAAAGATCGCCCTTGCTGTCGGCCCAGATGCCGTGCGGGGCGATGAAGTTGCCCGGCAGCACCGGGTTCTCGCCGCCGATCTGGCACATGATGTTCGCATCGGGATCGCACACGGTGACGCGCGCGATCGGCGCGTGCCCTTCCGGCGGGCAGATCATGGTCTGGTCGTGCGCCGGCAGCGGTCCCTCGGAGCGCTTCATCATGTAGTTGAGGAAGCCGCCCTCGGCGATGTGCAGCGTGTCCTGCTCGTCGATGAAGATGTCGTAGGGTCGATTTACGAACCCCCATTCGCGCAGGTATTCGCCGCGCCCGTTGAAGATCTGGACGCGCGAGTTTTCCCGGTCCGCGACATAGACCAGCCCCGCGCTGTCGACCGCGATGCCGTGCGGCAGGATGAACTGTCCCGGCCCGTGCCCCGGCTCACCCCAGGAGAAGAGCAGCTCGCCCTGCGCCGAGAACTTGTGCACGCGAGCGTTGCCGTAGCCGTCCGCGATGTACATGTCGCCGCTCGGCAGCACCGCCACGTTGGTCACGCGATGAAAGGGGCCGGCCGCGCGCTGCACCGGGCTCGCACCGATCTTGTAGCCGGTGTTCGCGGGCTGACCCGAGGTGCCGAGCGTCATCAGCTTCT is a window from the Betaproteobacteria bacterium genome containing:
- a CDS encoding zinc-binding dehydrogenase translates to MKAVVVREFGPPESIRVEEFPSPQPGDNEVLIDVHAAGVNFPDMLVMGGKYQTLPPRPFVPGKECAGVVAAVGKSVTTCNSGERVLAWMEHGAFAEQVVAAQDNCFVLPEPMSFEEGACFGLVYQTAHFALVERADLRAGEIVLVTGASGGVGLAAVQIAKALDATVVAAVSTADKAEIAWRNGADHVIDVSVPNLRDGLRDQLRKATGGRGADVVIEQVGGEVFDASLRALAWSGRLVVVGFAGGRIPELKANYLLVKNIAVLGLQISDYRDNHPRAMRRVMAELFDWYDQGSITPLVSQVYPLRDFAAAFAAIASRQAIGKLALAVR